The following proteins are encoded in a genomic region of Sphingopyxis sp. YF1:
- the fabG gene encoding 3-oxoacyl-[acyl-carrier-protein] reductase, which translates to MFDLTGMTALVTGASGGIGSAIAQALAAQGARLAVSGSNAEKLEAFRASLGGDHVALPCDLGDGAAVDALVPAAVEALGGKLDILVNNAGVTRDNLILRMKDDEWSDVIRINLEANFRLARAAAKPMMKARFGRIISITSVVGATGNPGQANYAASKAGVTGMTKALAQELASRGVTVNCVAPGFIATAMTEVLPDAQKEALNTRIPAGRMGEGSDIAAAVVYLASKEAGYVTGQTLHVNGGMAMLS; encoded by the coding sequence ATGTTCGACCTCACCGGCATGACCGCCCTCGTCACCGGCGCCTCGGGCGGCATCGGGTCCGCCATCGCGCAGGCGCTCGCGGCGCAGGGCGCGCGGCTCGCGGTTTCGGGTTCCAACGCCGAAAAGCTCGAAGCCTTTCGCGCCAGCCTCGGCGGCGACCATGTCGCCTTGCCGTGCGACCTCGGCGATGGCGCCGCGGTCGACGCGCTCGTTCCCGCGGCGGTCGAAGCGCTCGGCGGCAAGCTCGACATCCTCGTCAACAATGCCGGCGTCACGCGCGACAATCTGATCCTGCGCATGAAGGACGACGAATGGTCGGATGTCATCCGCATCAACCTCGAGGCCAATTTCCGCCTCGCACGCGCCGCGGCGAAGCCGATGATGAAAGCGCGCTTCGGGCGCATCATCTCGATCACCAGCGTCGTCGGCGCCACCGGCAATCCGGGGCAGGCCAATTATGCGGCGTCGAAGGCAGGCGTGACCGGCATGACCAAGGCGCTGGCGCAGGAGCTGGCGAGCCGCGGCGTCACCGTGAACTGCGTCGCGCCCGGTTTCATCGCCACCGCGATGACCGAAGTGCTGCCCGACGCGCAGAAGGAGGCGCTCAACACGCGCATCCCGGCGGGCCGCATGGGCGAGGGCAGCGACATCGCCGCCGCGGTCGTCTATCTGGCGTCGAAGGAAGCGGGCTATGTCACCGGCCAGACGCTGCACGTGAACGGCGGCATGGCGATGCTGTCCTGA
- the fabD gene encoding ACP S-malonyltransferase, translating into MRAFIFPGQGSQSVGMGKALADASPVAREVFQEVDEALGQHLFKLMSEGPEDQLTLTENAQPAIMANAIATLRVLEKEGGVTLAGKADYVAGHSLGEYSALCAAGAFDLATTARLLKTRGQAMQAAVPVGVGAMAALLGADIETAQKLADAAAEGEVCTVANDNDPSQVVISGHKGAVERAVALVKDYGIKRGVLLPVSAPFHCPLMHAAADAMAEALAAAAPAAPLVPVVANVTASPVSDADTISDLLVQQVTGRVRWRESVGAMEDIGVHQFVEFGGKVLGPMVKRSASGEVEVTSVISMDDVEALLKTL; encoded by the coding sequence ATGCGCGCATTCATCTTTCCGGGTCAGGGCAGCCAGTCGGTCGGTATGGGCAAGGCGCTCGCCGACGCATCGCCGGTCGCGCGCGAGGTGTTCCAGGAGGTCGACGAGGCGCTCGGCCAGCATCTCTTCAAGCTGATGAGCGAGGGTCCCGAGGATCAGCTGACGCTCACCGAAAACGCCCAGCCGGCGATCATGGCGAACGCGATCGCCACTCTGCGCGTGCTCGAAAAGGAAGGCGGCGTGACGCTTGCGGGCAAGGCCGATTATGTCGCGGGCCACAGCCTCGGCGAATATAGCGCGCTCTGCGCCGCGGGCGCCTTCGACCTCGCGACCACCGCGCGGCTTCTGAAGACGCGCGGGCAGGCGATGCAGGCGGCGGTGCCCGTCGGTGTCGGCGCGATGGCGGCGCTGCTCGGCGCCGATATCGAGACCGCGCAGAAGCTCGCCGATGCCGCCGCCGAGGGCGAGGTCTGCACCGTCGCCAACGACAACGACCCGTCGCAGGTCGTGATCTCGGGCCATAAGGGCGCGGTCGAGCGCGCGGTCGCGCTGGTCAAGGATTATGGCATCAAGCGCGGCGTGCTGCTGCCCGTGTCGGCGCCCTTCCACTGCCCGCTGATGCACGCGGCGGCGGATGCGATGGCCGAGGCGCTCGCCGCCGCCGCGCCTGCCGCGCCGCTGGTCCCGGTGGTCGCGAACGTCACCGCCAGCCCGGTGAGCGACGCCGACACCATCAGCGACCTGCTCGTCCAGCAGGTCACCGGTCGCGTCCGCTGGCGCGAAAGCGTCGGCGCGATGGAGGATATCGGCGTCCACCAGTTCGTCGAATTCGGCGGCAAGGTGCTCGGCCCGATGGTCAAGCGCAGCGCGTCGGGTGAGGTCGAAGTGACCAGCGTCATTTCGATGGACGACGTCGAAGCTTTGCTCAAGACCCTCTAA
- a CDS encoding LD-carboxypeptidase, whose product MRIGIVAPSTPILPDDAEAVRALASLGYPGVELEFDPQCFAVHGHFAGEDGHRFAALVEMANRPDIDAVWFARGGYGACRIAEAAVAAMTDAARGKAFLGYSDQGNLLACLYRDGFDHVAHGPMVADVRREGGDAAVLRALDWLVARDPAACEPGLEHGARHAAFNLMTLSMLLGTPLEPDLAGHVLLVEEVSEYLYAFDRAFFHVAGYLGPRGLAGLRLGRVSDVPENDRPFGMDAEEIAQDWCARAGIPFLGRADIGHDAANKVVPFGLHRAG is encoded by the coding sequence ATGCGCATCGGAATTGTCGCTCCTTCGACCCCCATTCTCCCCGACGATGCCGAGGCGGTGCGCGCGCTGGCGAGTCTGGGCTATCCCGGCGTCGAGCTCGAATTCGACCCGCAATGTTTTGCGGTGCACGGTCATTTCGCGGGCGAGGACGGGCATCGCTTCGCGGCGCTGGTCGAGATGGCGAACCGCCCCGACATCGACGCGGTCTGGTTCGCACGCGGCGGCTATGGCGCGTGCCGCATCGCCGAAGCGGCGGTCGCGGCGATGACCGATGCCGCGCGCGGCAAGGCCTTCCTCGGCTATTCGGACCAGGGCAATCTGCTCGCCTGCCTCTATCGCGACGGCTTCGACCATGTCGCGCACGGCCCGATGGTCGCCGACGTGCGCCGCGAGGGCGGCGATGCCGCGGTATTGCGCGCGCTCGACTGGCTCGTCGCGCGCGATCCCGCGGCGTGCGAGCCGGGGCTCGAACATGGCGCGCGCCACGCGGCGTTCAACCTGATGACGCTGTCGATGCTGCTTGGCACCCCGCTCGAACCCGACCTTGCGGGGCATGTGCTGCTGGTCGAGGAGGTCAGCGAATATCTCTACGCCTTCGACCGCGCCTTCTTTCATGTCGCAGGCTATCTTGGTCCGCGCGGGCTCGCCGGGCTCCGCCTCGGCCGCGTCAGCGACGTTCCCGAAAACGACCGTCCGTTCGGCATGGACGCGGAGGAGATCGCGCAGGACTGGTGCGCACGCGCCGGCATTCCCTTCCTCGGCCGCGCCGACATCGGCCACGACGCGGCGAACAAGGTCGTGCCCTTCGGCTTGCATCGCGCGGGGTGA
- a CDS encoding Mur ligase family protein has translation MAENKSYFFCGIGGSGMLPLAMIVAARGARVSGSDRSRDQGRSPEKFGWIEGRGIALFPQDGSGIAAGQTLVASAAVEDSVPDVAAANALALPRMTRAELNAALFNNAAQAVGIGGTSGKSTVTGMIGWILESLGRKPTVMNGAVMRNFASDAMPFASALVGDPATYVSEVDESDGSIALYRPDVAVVTNISLDHKSLDELHALFGDFAAKARVAVINADDPESAPLLAGGNVIRFGFSEGAAVRGSDFEPLPDGCRFTVQFAGTQRTVRLRMPGRHNAMNALAAIAAARALNIAIGDSADALAGFSGLARRYEVLGQAGGITVIDDFAHNPDKVAATLAAVAELPGRALFFFQPHGYGPLRQMGKELAASFARGMRGSDKLYVCDPVYFGGTVDRSTGSEALVADIVAGGGDALHLTTRANCGAAMLDEAKAGDRILILGARDDTLTDFGRDLLERLARA, from the coding sequence ATGGCGGAAAACAAATCCTATTTCTTTTGCGGCATCGGCGGGTCGGGCATGCTGCCGCTGGCGATGATCGTCGCGGCGCGCGGCGCGCGGGTTTCGGGGTCGGATCGCAGCCGCGACCAGGGCCGCAGCCCCGAGAAATTCGGCTGGATCGAAGGCCGCGGCATCGCGCTGTTCCCGCAGGACGGCAGCGGCATCGCGGCGGGCCAGACGCTCGTCGCCTCGGCCGCGGTCGAGGACAGCGTGCCCGACGTCGCCGCCGCGAACGCCCTTGCCCTGCCCCGCATGACGCGCGCCGAACTCAACGCCGCGCTGTTCAACAACGCGGCGCAGGCGGTCGGGATCGGCGGCACCAGCGGCAAGTCGACCGTCACCGGCATGATCGGATGGATCCTCGAAAGCCTCGGCCGCAAGCCCACGGTGATGAACGGCGCGGTGATGCGCAATTTCGCCAGCGACGCCATGCCCTTCGCGAGCGCGCTGGTCGGTGATCCGGCGACCTATGTCAGCGAGGTCGACGAGAGCGACGGTTCGATCGCGCTCTACCGCCCCGATGTCGCGGTGGTCACCAACATCAGCCTCGACCACAAGAGCCTCGACGAGCTGCACGCGCTGTTCGGCGATTTCGCGGCAAAGGCGCGCGTCGCGGTGATCAACGCCGACGATCCCGAATCCGCGCCGCTGCTGGCGGGCGGCAATGTGATCCGCTTCGGCTTTTCGGAAGGAGCGGCGGTGCGTGGCAGCGATTTCGAGCCGCTGCCCGACGGGTGCCGCTTCACCGTGCAGTTCGCGGGCACGCAGCGCACGGTGCGGCTGCGCATGCCGGGGCGCCACAATGCGATGAATGCGCTCGCCGCGATCGCCGCCGCGCGCGCGCTCAACATCGCGATCGGGGATTCCGCCGATGCGCTCGCAGGCTTCTCCGGGCTCGCGCGCCGTTACGAAGTGCTGGGACAGGCCGGCGGCATCACGGTCATCGACGATTTCGCGCACAACCCCGACAAGGTCGCAGCGACCCTCGCTGCGGTCGCCGAACTGCCGGGGCGCGCCCTCTTCTTCTTCCAGCCGCACGGCTATGGCCCGCTGCGCCAGATGGGCAAGGAACTGGCGGCGAGCTTTGCCCGCGGAATGCGCGGCAGCGACAAGCTCTATGTGTGCGACCCTGTCTATTTCGGCGGCACCGTCGACCGCAGCACGGGCAGCGAGGCGCTGGTCGCCGACATCGTTGCGGGCGGCGGCGATGCGCTCCACCTGACGACGCGTGCAAACTGCGGCGCTGCGATGCTTGACGAAGCGAAGGCGGGCGACCGCATCCTCATTCTCGGCGCGCGCGACGACACGCTGACCGACTTCGGGCGCGACTTGCTGGAACGGCTCGCCCGCGCTTGA